The genomic segment CGGGCCGGTGCCGCCGGTCTCCGGCTCGCCGTCCAGCAGCCGGGCCAGTTCGTCCACAGTGGATGCGGCCAGGCGCAGAGTCCGTTCCGGTTCGCGGACTTCGACCACCGGCGCGGGCCGGGCAGCCTGTTCGAGCACGACGTGGGCGTTGATGCCGCCGAAGCCGAACGCGTTCACGCCCGCGAGCCGGTGACCCGTCCATTCCTCGGTGGTCCCGGTGGTCCGGAAGCGGGTCCCGGCGAGGCCGGGGTGCGGGTCGTCGCAGTGCAGGGTCGGCGGCAGCACGCCGTGGTAGACCGCGAGCGCCGCCTTGACCAGCCCGGCGACCCCGGCGGCCGGCATGGTGTGCCCGATCATCGACTTCACCGAGCCGAGCACCGCGCGCGGGCCGTCGGCCGGGCCGAACACCTCGGCGAGCGTGGCCAGTTCGGCGCCGTCCCCGGCCGGGGTGGCGGTGCCGTGGGCCTCCAGCAGGCCGATCGACGCCGGGTCGAGATCGGCGGCCTGCCACGCCGCCCGCACGGCGGTGACCTGCCCGCCCGAGTCCGGGTTGACCAGGCTGGCGGTGCGCCCGTCGCTCGCCACGCCGGTGCCGCGGACGACCGCGTAGATCCGGTCGCCGTCGCGTTCGGCGTCGGCGAGCCGCTTGAGCACGACCACGCCGGTGCCCTCGCCGATCAGGATGCCGTCGGCGTCGCGGTGGAACGGCCGGATGCGCTCGCTCGGGGAAAGCGCTTTGAGCTGGGAGAACACGCTCCACAGGGTGATGTCGTGGCAGTGGTGCACGCCGCCCGCGAGCATCAGGTCGCAGCGGCCGCTCGCCAGCTCACGCACCGCGTGGTCCACCGCGATCAGCGAGGACGCGCACGCGGCGTCCACTGTGTACGCCGGGCCGCGCAGGTCGAGCCGGTTCGCCACCCGGGACGCGGCCAGGTTCGGCACCAGGCCGATCGCGGACTCGGGGGAGTGCGGCCCGAGCGCGTCGGTGAACGCCGAGCGCACCCGGTCCAACTGGTCGGCGCCAAGGTCCGGCAGCAGTTCGGTCAGCGTCCTGGTCAGCTGGGTGGCCGTGCGCACGCGCTGGTCGAGCCGGACGAGGCCGGGCGTGAGGTAGCCACCGCGGCCGAGGATCACCCCGGTGCGCTGCGGGTCCGGCAGCCGGCCGCCCGCGTCGGCGAGCGCTTCGGCGGCGACCCGGAGCGCGATCAGCTGGTCGGGTTCGGTGCCCGGCACGGAATTCGGCATGATGCCGAAGCTCGTCACGTCGATCTCGGCACCGGAGACGAAACCGCCACGACGGCAGTAGACCTCGCCGTCGGCTTCCCAGCGGCCCTCCGGTACCTCGCTGATCGCGTCCACGCCGCCGGTGATGTTGCGCCAGTAGGTCGCCAGGTCCGGTGCGCCGGGCAGCAGTACCGACATGCCGACGATGGCCACGGGCGTCACGACGCTCACCACTCCGACGCGCTGTAGACCACGGACCGCGCGGAGTCCTCGCCCCAGGCCAGTTCACGCAGGAGGGCGAGCGCGCCTTCCTCCTGGTCGATCAGCTCCACCCCGCGCCGCTGGTAGGAGCGCATCAGCTCGGGCGAGACCATGCCACCGTGCGTACCGCCGGGTGCCCACGGTCCCCAATGGACGGTCAGGGCCCGGCGTTCCGCGGTGGACCAGCGGCGCCCGAGTGCTTCGAGCGCGTCGTTCGCGGCGGCGTAGTCGCACTGGCCTCGGTTGCCGAGCACCGCGGCGATGCTGCCGAACAACACCGCGAACCGCGGCGCCACCGGGAGTTCGGTCCCGGCGGCCAGCAGCGCGCGTGCACCGTCCACTTTGGTGTCGAAGACCCGGCGGAAGGACTCCGGGTCCTTCTCGGCCAGCAACTTGTCCTCGATCACCCCGGCCGCGTAGACCAGGCCGTCGAGCCTGCCGTGCTCGGTGTGGACCTCCTTGACCAGCCGGTGCACGGCTTCGGCATCCCGGACGTCGAGCGCGTGGTAGCGGGCCTGGCTGCCCAGCTCGGCCAGTTTCGCCAGTGTGGCCGCGACTTCGCGCTGGGCGAGGATGCGGTTCGCCGTGCGGTCGACCTCCGGCAGCGTGAGCCCGGGCGCGGCGAGCGCGGACCGCAGTTCGGCCAGGGTGGTGGCCGACGCGGTCGCCGGATCCTCCGGTTCGGTCGGCAGCGTTGTGCGTCCGACGAGTTCGATGCGGCAGCGGCTCGCCGCGGCCAGCGTCTCGGCGAAGTGCGCGGTGATGCCCCGGCCACCGCCGACCAGCAGCACCACGGATTCGGAGTCCAGCCCCAGCGCGGCGGCCTCGGCCGCGCCATCCCCGGCGGGCCCGGCGCCCGTGGTGCCGAGCAGGCCCAATGGCTTTTCCACCAGTTCCAGCGACTGCCGGGCGCCAGGGGAGCGCAGTACGACCGGAGCGCCCTCGCCGGTCAGCAGTTCGGCCAGGACGGCGTCGGCCGGGTCCTCGCCGTCGACCTCGACCAGCCGGACCGTGGTCTCGGGATATTCGCGGGCGAGGGTGCGGAAGAAGCCGCGCAGGCCGTCGGTGCGCTCGGTCAGCCCGGCGGGCACGGCCGAGATCAGCGTGCCCGGACGGCCCGCCAGTTCCGCGCGGAAGGTGGCGAAGGCCTCGGGGAAGAGCGGATCCGTGCCGGTGAACCCGTCGAGGTGCACCACGATGTCCACAGTGGAGCCGGATCGGGCGCCGTGCTCGGTGAGCAGGGCGGTCAGCCGGTCGGCGTGGTCGCCGCCGCCGAGTACGCGGAAGGTCCTGCCTTGGAGGAGATTCGGCGCGGCCGGGGTGCCGGTCAGCGCGGCGGGCACGAGTTCGTACCGCTTGGGTGCGATGCCTGCCGGGGCCGGTTCGTCGCCGGAGAGCTTGGCCTTGAGCAGTTCGGCGATCGCGGCTGCGGTACGTGCCTTCGAAAGCTCCTCGAGTTCCTCGTCGGAGCCGGAGGTGAGTCCGAGGCGTACCGCGAGTTCTCCGGCGATTTCGGCGCGTTTGATGGAGTCGACGCTGAGGTCGGCTTCGAGGTCGAGGTCGGGTTCGATCATGTCGGCGGGGTAGCCGGTGCGTTCGCCGATGATCTCTACGACGGCTCGCATGACGTCGACGGTGGCGGCTGGTGCCGGTGTGCTGCCTCCGGCGAGCTTGGTTTCGAGCAGGTCGGCGATGGCGGCCGCGGTGCGGGCTTTCGAGAGTTCTTCGAGTTCTTCGTCGGAGCCGGAGGTGAGTCCGAGGCGTACCGCGAGTTCTCCGGCGATTTCGGCGCGTTTGATGGAGTCGACGCTGAGGTCGGCTTCGAGGTCGAGGTCGGGTTCGATCATGTCGGCGGGGTAGCCGGTGCGTTCGCCGATGATCTCGACCACGGCCTGCATCACGTTCACCGCGGCGGAAGGGGCCACCGGTGCCGGAGCCACCAGCACGGGTTCGGGGACGGCGACCGGCGCGGGCAGCGCGACCGGGGGCACGCCCTGGCGCGTACCGAGGTAACCGAGCAGGACGTCACGTTGCGCCGCGACCATCTCGCGGCTGCTGCGCAGGAATTCGGCGATGAGCGCGTCGGGGCCGGTCACGCTGGTCTCCTCCGTGGTGAGCTTGACTCGCTGGGCGGGCCGCAGGGCGCCCGCCGGGATGCTGCCGTCGGCGGTGCGCACCAGTTGCCCGTCGACCGTCCACCCCGGACGCTTCGCCGGTGGCGCGCTCACCGCGTCCCGGCCGTCGACCAGGTGGCTCGCGGTCACCTCGACCCCGGCGAGCGCCAGCCGGGCCAGCGCCTCCAGGAAGCCGCGCAACCCGCCGTCGCAGGTGACCGTCTGGTGTGGACGGTTGCCGAGCACCGCCGAGGTGAGCTTGGTGAGCACCGATCCCGGCCCGGCTTCGACGAAGACCCGGGCACCGGCGGCGTACATCGCCTCGATCTGCTCGGCGAACCGCACCGGGGCGCCGATCTGCGCGGCCAGTTCGGCCCGGATGGCGTCCGGGCCGTCCGGGTACTCGGCCGCCGTGCGGTTCGACCACACCGGCAACTCGGGCACGCCGATCTCGTGGGCGGCCAGCACCTGAGCGAACCGTTCCCCAGCTTCGGCGACGAGCGGGCTGTGGAAGGCGCAGGCGACCGGGAGGCGTTTCGCGCTGAACCCGGCTTCCCGCAACAGGCCGATCGCCTTCTCCACCTCTGCCGTCGGCCCGGAGATGACCGTCTGCTCCGGCGAATTCCGGTTCGCGGTGACCACCGTGCCGAGTTCGGCGAGCGCGGCGTCCACCGCGTCGGCACCGGCCGAGACCGCGGCCATCGTGCCCGGGTCGTCCCCGGTCGCGGCCAGGATCGATTCGGCACGCGCGGCCGACAACTCCAGCAGCGCCGCCGGTTCGAGGGCACCCGCCACGCTGAGCGCGACCAGTTCGCCGTAGCTGTGCCCGGCGGTCATCGCCGGACGCACGCCCGCTTGCCCGAGCAATTCCGCGACGGCGAGTCCCGCGATGCCGAGGACCGGCTGCGCGACGCGGGTGTCGGTGATCGCCGCCTTGCGCGCGGCTGCCGACTCGCGGTCGAAGTCGGCGGGCGGGAACAACTCGCGCAGCCACCGCTCGCCGAGGTGGAGGTACCGGCGCAGTTCCGGGAAGGCGACGAAGAGTTCGGCGAGCATGCCGGGCTTCTGGCTGCCCTGCCCGGGGAACAGGAAGGCCACCGGTCCGGTGACCGCCGGTTCCGGCACGGGTTCACCCAACCGCGAGATCAGCTCACCGACACTGCTCGCGACCACCGCGATCCGGATCGGGCCGGTTCGCGTGTCCGACCGGTGGGCCGCGACCAGCGCGAGGTCGCGCAGCCGCCACTGCCCGGTCCGCGCCTGCTCCAGCAGTTTGCCCGCGTCGGCGGGGTCGCGGAACAGGAACAGCTCGGCCGGCCACGCGTCCAGCGTGTGCTGGGGCGGCGGGCCGTCGTCGTGGGCGGTCAGCACGGCGTGGAAGTTCGTGCCGCCGAAGCCGAACGCGCTCACCCCGGCGATCCGCTCCGCCGAGCCCCACGGGCTGGGCTTGGCGTGGAACTCGAAGGGGCTGGTCTCCGGCTCCCAGGCCGCGTTCGGCCGGCTCAGGTGCAGCGTCGGCGGCTTGACCCCGGTGTGCAGCGCCAGGGCCGCCTTGATCAGCCCGGCCAGGCCCGCCGCGCACTTGGTGTGCCCGATCTGGGACTTCACCGAGCCGAGTGCGCAGCTCGAAGGCTCCGCACCCGCCTCGCGGAACACGGCGGTCAGCGTGGCCAGTTCGGTGCGGTCGCCGACCACCGTGCCGGTGCCGTGCGCCTCGACCAGCCCGACCGACGCCGGGGAAATGCCCGCCGAGGTGTACGCGCGCTCCAAAGCTGCGCGCTGTCCTTCCGGCCGAGGTGCGGTGAGCCCGAGCGAACGCCCGTCGCTGGCACTGCCGACACCCTTGACCACGGCGTAGACCCGGTCGCCGTCGCGTTCCGCATCGGACAGTCGCTTGAGGACCAGGCAGGCCACGCCCTCGCCGAGCGCGATGCCGTCGGCGGAGTCGTCGAAGGTGCGCGAGCGGCCGGTCGGCGACAACGCGTGCACCGAGGAGAAGAGCACGTAGTCGTTGATTCCGTTGTGCAGGTCGGCGCCACCGCAGAGCACCACGTCGCTCGTACCGGACACGAGTTCCTTGCAGGCCACGTCGAGCGCGGCGAGCGAGGAGGCGCAGGCGGCGTCCACGGTGTAGTTCGCGCCACCGAGGTCGAGCCGGTTCGCGATCCGCCCGGCGATCACGTTCGCCAGCATGCCGGGGAAGG from the Amycolatopsis magusensis genome contains:
- a CDS encoding type I polyketide synthase, which translates into the protein MTTRSAAGSAVLALGPRGFPSARLAAAAGQAGALGVLELGARARPDLGRLVDWTTGDFGVRPVPGCPLRPADLPERARTVVLGPDSPWDVSETAGERQVLAEVTSLDEALRAIDEGAHGLIARGHECAGVVGELSTFVLLQRLVTATGVPVWACGGIGPRTAVAAMVGGAAGVVLDSQLALFPETGLPAGIAAALRGMDGSETTVVDGRRVLSRGGHTLEIGQDGFLAAKFAGRWGTVRAAVRGIRDAVESVGAEFGAQLPIAQGPMTRVSDRAGFAASVARAGALPFVALALSGRDQTRELLDRTKAAVGDRPWGVGVLGFAPEETRSAQLEAVHELRPTHAIVAGGRPAQASALEAAGIRTYLHVPSPGLLAQFLRSGAKRFIFEGAECGGHVGPRTSFPLWEAQLDTLLAEADLDGVEVYFAGGIHDERSAAMVAAMAAPLTGRGAKFGVLMGTAYLFTEEAVAEGAILPAFQREVVAATGTALLETAPGHATRCVRSPFTEDFAGIRDRLRADGVPDKQAWAELEQLNVGRLRLASKGVERVGDELRQVGEDRQLAEGMFMAGEVAVLRSAVTTIARLHESVSTGAAGFLAERARLLRRADRPERVAQPLDVAIVGMAGMFPGAADLAEFWANVLNGTDSVTEVPPHRWDPAVHYDSGASKSKWGGFLPEIPFDPLRYGIPPASLGNIEPVQLLALEAARRALDDAALGVFDRARTSVVFGAEAGSDLSNATTLGAVLPSYVDQVPPALAGQLPELTEDSFPGMLANVIAGRIANRLDLGGANYTVDAACASSLAALDVACKELVSGTSDVVLCGGADLHNGINDYVLFSSVHALSPTGRSRTFDDSADGIALGEGVACLVLKRLSDAERDGDRVYAVVKGVGSASDGRSLGLTAPRPEGQRAALERAYTSAGISPASVGLVEAHGTGTVVGDRTELATLTAVFREAGAEPSSCALGSVKSQIGHTKCAAGLAGLIKAALALHTGVKPPTLHLSRPNAAWEPETSPFEFHAKPSPWGSAERIAGVSAFGFGGTNFHAVLTAHDDGPPPQHTLDAWPAELFLFRDPADAGKLLEQARTGQWRLRDLALVAAHRSDTRTGPIRIAVVASSVGELISRLGEPVPEPAVTGPVAFLFPGQGSQKPGMLAELFVAFPELRRYLHLGERWLRELFPPADFDRESAAARKAAITDTRVAQPVLGIAGLAVAELLGQAGVRPAMTAGHSYGELVALSVAGALEPAALLELSAARAESILAATGDDPGTMAAVSAGADAVDAALAELGTVVTANRNSPEQTVISGPTAEVEKAIGLLREAGFSAKRLPVACAFHSPLVAEAGERFAQVLAAHEIGVPELPVWSNRTAAEYPDGPDAIRAELAAQIGAPVRFAEQIEAMYAAGARVFVEAGPGSVLTKLTSAVLGNRPHQTVTCDGGLRGFLEALARLALAGVEVTASHLVDGRDAVSAPPAKRPGWTVDGQLVRTADGSIPAGALRPAQRVKLTTEETSVTGPDALIAEFLRSSREMVAAQRDVLLGYLGTRQGVPPVALPAPVAVPEPVLVAPAPVAPSAAVNVMQAVVEIIGERTGYPADMIEPDLDLEADLSVDSIKRAEIAGELAVRLGLTSGSDEELEELSKARTAAAIADLLETKLAGGSTPAPAATVDVMRAVVEIIGERTGYPADMIEPDLDLEADLSVDSIKRAEIAGELAVRLGLTSGSDEELEELSKARTAAAIAELLKAKLSGDEPAPAGIAPKRYELVPAALTGTPAAPNLLQGRTFRVLGGGDHADRLTALLTEHGARSGSTVDIVVHLDGFTGTDPLFPEAFATFRAELAGRPGTLISAVPAGLTERTDGLRGFFRTLAREYPETTVRLVEVDGEDPADAVLAELLTGEGAPVVLRSPGARQSLELVEKPLGLLGTTGAGPAGDGAAEAAALGLDSESVVLLVGGGRGITAHFAETLAAASRCRIELVGRTTLPTEPEDPATASATTLAELRSALAAPGLTLPEVDRTANRILAQREVAATLAKLAELGSQARYHALDVRDAEAVHRLVKEVHTEHGRLDGLVYAAGVIEDKLLAEKDPESFRRVFDTKVDGARALLAAGTELPVAPRFAVLFGSIAAVLGNRGQCDYAAANDALEALGRRWSTAERRALTVHWGPWAPGGTHGGMVSPELMRSYQRRGVELIDQEEGALALLRELAWGEDSARSVVYSASEW